In the genome of Ictalurus furcatus strain D&B chromosome 13, Billie_1.0, whole genome shotgun sequence, one region contains:
- the tnrc6ba gene encoding trinucleotide repeat-containing gene 6B protein → MEDKKRKKEDKRKRETSQKVVEQKNKVPELTKTPSAQSPAVPSSVSPSPGPISSTTSSTATPAAGAPPQGGNNAKRSAVANGQPSPSTQAPQRYMPREVPPRFRCQQDHKVLLKRGQPPLSSMLLGGGNIGVDSPNATVATASDTSLGSAGPAASSLPHTSSSSSIAASSTTTNYANSMWGVSSGSQPLSQGREKVIVDGSDLEEWPSIAAGDVARTGDKAVSGGADGIGMPNCSASWGERQQTKVLGGVNDGGKGVSSGSPSPPTSSCSTNECMQPSSVVWGSQGATGGNSVAAGSLPSVSKASPLSGTECSIGVNCGFPGANFNPNANPSAWPALVPDGAGAATTEGGSTPVQSSTSLSANNSLSVNQPSHQHQLHQMQYRDIEPSCREWGGTALEPGAGPKNAAVVDGGDGDCGSTGGGDLSASSSSSTSSSTWRAQPLPANSKTGASRTDAWEGGAEGSSVSAEGGNSWGFSGQDDRGGPAVGSTWGTGSQGAWNGGVGEWGNSNSVGNPAGGNGDGSSSNSSTSGGSAGNPSVSSSTTSTMTRAWDNQKGSGDGGTGDSNEWGGQGTRGGGGTSSSSGGGNSRNGNQHHGHHRSHQPPNAEVALQNLLNRPDLDPRVLSNSGWGQTQIRQNVAWDLEREGGAASGARSSAPSHVPPYSTVTSTTAPSSSSLHSGQSQNTNLNSNSVLTPQSVSPREGWDNSSSSSSSSSSLPNRGPQPAANSIQNPGVSQSGGGVGQLAGGQNKPSGGWGELSPSEKQGKGWGSEGPEWRDKVTGGGSSGWGDFRQQGTQVGGGEEWGNNQDEKGTGGWNEIGRGDGGNWGQRSGSEWGERETKASSGTWGDGKDNGGTRVDSEVGTWGSWDEGTPRKTWGAGGTDTAGVGGGGELGSKSHAGWGGNVHSSQMPNSQSTSLKGQAQQQQQSQPQQSQTLDTGAMQGGWGRQGGPSAPSQSSGWASGPIPQISSGPGSSSEPSGWEEPSPQSISRKKEIDDGTSAWGDPNNYNYVNYWDKNSGSSGQAQPMQSQQQGPPPMPGRVVPTSLGNRDMNLSHSSNKGPAMAPSGWGRSSSPSSPCVDNGTAAWGKPVETSTGWGDPDDAGNASGWGNPPNPIKSGSKSMQEGWGEREGSVSASRHSSWEEEDEGGVVWNSTGSQGSSSSYNSGGWGGKKANKGSVKGGDSWMNPMTRQFSNMGLMGEDPSGRPLDLAPGPPQDKKMDGDKRGMGLSDYNGEMRKGGRGGGGGVVFRSPGSKEVGPAETGPYYDKMGGHIFGSGSGMAQPRHQPGMPPINPTVRAQVPHQFLSPQVPGSVLKQMPPPSGGVGAVGGGVFPPQLSPQHIAMLSSIYPPHIQFQLACQLLLQQQPQQQQQQQQLLQNQRKFPQNVRQQADPQQLARIMAVLQQQRQQQQQIGNVGGSSKLSPSHLGSGSQKMPMSDSLSHPGLGVTDLHQKSSPAYSGFGSGVNLSGLELGSMASGPGGLKESGGQQSRFKWMMEGHSPAPSSPDDALHKNGPIATSLKRGGSPYSQYDILGTEGLGGPLQGSSDSWQRTPGNKMGTKTGTSSWPPEFQPGVPWKGIQSVDPESDPYMTPGSMLSSSAVSSLSDTEHQLLRDNTESNPSLNTLLPSPGAWPYSASDSPLNNAHNSAKYAEYKPSWPPEPIGHNKPWKTNRNASQLPRPPPGLTNQKQPSVSPWAGGAPRLGRGWGGSGGSQESRYGSGSAWSDGGASRGSCWLLLSNLTPQIDGSTLRTICMQHGPLLTFHLGLTQGSALIRYSTRQEAAKAQSALHMCVLGNTTILAEFVSEDEVARYFAHSQGGSTSGGVPAGAAGSSSVGAVGTVGTGSSGERERAGGGGTSATGSGGNGGGVVPAGSSWQSLDGTGGSPDPVSVQAPGLNIFAQWSNGAGGGGASSNAAGVEQGRQGLWAAMPAGYPSSSLWGSPALEDRHQMSSPAALLPGDLLGGGSDSL, encoded by the exons ATACCAGCTTGGGTTCTGCAGGTCCAGCTGCTTCCTCTCTGCCCCAcacatcatcctcctcatcaatCGCtgcttcttctactactacaaatTATGCAAATTCCATGTGGGGGGTGAGCTCTGGTAGCCAACCCCTCTCTCAGGGCAGGGAGAAGGTGATAGTGGATGGGTCAGACCTGGAGGAATGGCCTAGTATTGCTGCTGGGGATGTAGCCAGAACAGGAGATAAAGCCGTTTCTGGAGGTGCAGATGGCATTGGAATGCCAAACTGTAGTGCCTCATGGGGTGAAAGGCAACAAACAAAAGTTCTGGGAGGAGTAAATGATGGTGGGAAAGGTGTCAGTTCTGGTAGCCCTTCTCCACCTACATCCTCCTGTTCAACCAATGAATGTATGCAGCCTAGTAGTGTTGTGTGGGGGTCCCAGGGAGCCACAGGTGGAAATTCAGTAGCAGCAGGATCATTGCCCTCCGTATCCAAAGCCTCCCCTCTTTCAGGGACTGAGTGCTCCATTGGTGTCAACTGTGGGTTTCCAGGTGCCAACTTTAACCCTAATGCCAACCCCTCTGCCTGGCCAGCCCTGGTTCCAGATGGGGCTGGGGCAGCTACAACAGAGGGTGGCTCCACTCCTGTCCAAAGCTCAACATCATTGTCTGCCAACAACTCTCTTTCTGTGAATCAACCGTCTCATCAGCACCAACTTCACCAAATGCAATATAGAGACATAGAGCCATCCTGTAGAGAATGGGGTGGTACAGCACTGGAGCCAGGAGCAGGACCAAAAAACGCAGCAGTTGTGGATGGGGGTGATGGAGACTGTGGAAGTACTGGGGGAGGGGATCTTTCagcatcatcttcttcttccacCTCTTCATCTACTTGGAGAGCTCAGCCTTTACCTGCAAATTCCAAAACGGGTGCCTCAAGAACTGATGCATGGGAGGGTGGAGCTGAGGGTAGTTCTGTATCTGCTGAAGGGGGAAACTCATGGGGGTTCAGTGGACAGGACGACAGAGGAGGGCCTGCAGTTGGGAGTACATGGGGCACTGGATCTCAGGGAGCATGGAATGGGGGAGTTGGTGAATGGGGTAATTCAAATAGTGTTGGCAATCCAGCTGGGGGAAATGGAGATGGCTCAAGCAGTAACAGCAGCACCAGTGGTGGTAGTGCTGGAAACCCTTCAGTTTCTTCCTCCACAACTTCAACTATGACAAGAGCTTGGGACAATCAGAAAGGTTCTGGAGATGGAGGAACAGGAGACTCCAATGAGTGGGGAGGACAGGGAACCAGGGGTGGGGGAGGAACCTCATCCTCCAGTGGTGGGGGAAACTcaagaaatggcaatcagcaCCATGGCCACCACCGCTCTCATCAGCCTCCAAATGCTGAAGTGGCCTTACAGAATCTGCTCAACCGGCCTGACCTGGACCCCAGAGTGCTGTCCAATTCAGGATGGGGGCAGACACAGATCCGACAGAATGTGGCATGGGACTtggaaagagaaggaggagcaGCAAGCGGAGCCAGATCTTCAGCTCCAAGCCATGTTCCACCCTACTCTACGGTCACTTCAACCACTGCCCCGTCATCCTCGTCTTTGCATTCTGGTCAATCTCAGAACACCAACCTGAACTCCAATTCAGTCCTCACACCCCAGTCTGTCTCACCACGTGAAGGCTGGgataacagtagtagtagcagcagcagtagttcCTCTCTGCCTAATCGAGGTCCACAGCCAGCTGCTAACAGTATCCAAAACCCTGGTGTTTCACAATCTGGTGGTGGAGTGGGTCAGTTAGCAGGGGGACAGAACAAGCCTTCAGGAGGCTGGGGAGAGTTAAGTCCATCTGAGAAACAAGGAAAAGGTTGGGGCAGTGAGGGTCCAGAGTGGAGAGATAAGGTAACAGGGGGTGGATCAAGTGGATGGGGAGATTTTAGACAACAGGGTACTCAAGTAGGAGGTGGTGAAGAGTGGGGTAATAATCAGGATGAGAAAGGGACCGGAGGTTGGAATGAAATAGGTAGAGGGGATGGGGGGAACTGGGGCCAGAGAAGTGGTAGTGAATGGGGGGAGCGGGAGACCAAAGCAAGCAGTGGGACTTGGGGTGATGGGAAGGATAATGGAGGTACACGTGTAGACTCAGAAGTAGGTACATGGGGAAGCTGGGATGAAGGCACACCAAGGAAAACTTGGGGAGCGGGAGGTACTGACACAGCCGGagttgggggagggggagaaCTAGGTAGCAAATCTCACGCGGGTTGGGGTGGGAATGTACACAGTTCACAGATGCCAAACAGCCAGTCGACCTCTCTGAAAGGTCAGgcacaacagcagcaacaatcaCAGCCCCAGCAGTCACAGACACTGGACACAGGGGCTATGCAAGGGGGCTGGGGAAGACAAGGAGGTCCTTCAGCCCCGAGCCAAAGTTCAGGGTGGGCCTCAGGACCCATACCCCAAATATCCAGTGGCCCTGGGAGCAGTTCAGAGCCAAGTGGTTGGGAGGAACCTTCTCCACAGTCTATTAGTAGGAAAAAGGAAATAGACGATGGAACATCTGCCTGGGGTGATCCCAATAATTACAACTATGTCAATTATTGGGACAAGAACAGTGGCTCTTCTGGACAGGCACAACCAATGCAGTCTCAGCAGCAGGGACCTCCACCTATGCCAGGAAGAGTAGTACCTACAAGCCTTGGGAATAGGGACATGAACCTCTCACATTCTTCCAATAAGGGCCCAGCAATGG CTCCATCCGGATGGGGCAGAAGCAGCTCTCCCTCTAGTCCATGTGTGGACAATGGCACTGCAGCTTGGGGCAAGCCTGTTGAAACGTCCACTGGCTGGGGTGATCCAGATGATGCTGGGAATGCATCAGGTTGGGGAAATCCCCCCAACCCCATCAAGTCTG GTTCAAAGTCTATGCAAGAAGGCTGGGGTGAGAGAGAAGGCTCTGTCAGTGCCTCTCGTCACTCTAGctgggaggaggaggatgaaggcGGTGTTGTGTGGAACAGTACTGGATCTCAAGGCAGTAGCTCTTCATACAACTCTGGGGGCTGGGGAGGCAAGAAGGCTAACAAG GGTTCAGTAAAAGGTGGTGACTCTTGGATGAACCCTATGACTAGACAGTTTTCAAACATGGGGCTTATG GGAGAGGACCCCAGTGGCCGTCCTTTGGATCTGGCCCCTGGCCCTCCGCAAGATAAAAAGATGGATGGTGATAAACGAGGTATGGGTTTGAGTGACTACAATGGAGAGATGCGCAAAGGAGGGCGTGGAGGCGGAGGAGGAGTAGTCTTCCGTTCACCAGGTTCCAAAGAGGTGGGGCCTGCTGAGACTGGGCCTTATTATGACAAG ATGGGTGGTCATATATTTGGGAGTGGTAGTGGAATGGCACAGCCCAGGCACCAGCCAGGGATGCCACCCATAAACCCAACTGTGCGAGCGCAAGTGCCTCATCAGTTCCTGTCACCTCAG GTGCCAGGCTCAGTGCTGAAGCAGATGCCTCCTCCGAGTGGGGGTGTTGGAGCAGTGGGTGGAGGAGTTTTCCCTCCTCAGCTGTCCCCACAACATATCGCCATGCTCAGCAGCATCTACCCCCCTCACATCCAGTTCCAGCTG GCGTGTCAGCTGCTCCTGCAGCAGCAACctcagcagcaacagcagcagcagcagctcttacAGAACCAGCGCAAGTTCCCTCAGAATGTGCGTCAGCAAGCAGATCCCCAGCAG CTTGCAAGAATCATGGCAGTACTCCAGCAGCAGagacagcagcaacagcagatcGGCAATGTAGGGGGAAGCTCTAAACTTTCGCCATCTCATCTTGGAAGTGGTAGCCAAAAAATGCCCATGTCCGATTCACTGTCTCACCCTGGACTCGGAGTGACAGACTTGCATCAAAAATCATCACCTGCCTATTCAG GGTTTGGTTCTGGCGTGAATCTCTCTGGTCTTGAGTTGGGGTCTATGGCCAGTGGTCCAGGTGGTTTGAAAGAAAGTGGTGGACAGCAATCTCGCTTTAAATGGATGATGGAGGGTCACTCGCCGGCTCCCTCTTCTCCTGATGATGCACTTCACAAAAATG GCCCTATTGCTACTTCTCTGAAGAGAGGAGGCTCCCCGTATTCTCAGTATGATATATTGGGCACTGAAGGTTTGGGTGGCCCTCTCCAAGGGTCCTCAGACAGCTGGCAGAGAACTCCTGGAAACAAAATGGGAACCAAGACTGGAACATCCAGCTGGCCTCCAG AATTCCAGCCAGGGGTGCCATGGAAAGGAATACAGAGTGTTGATCCTGAATCTGACCCCTACATGACCCCTGGGAGTATGCTGAGTTCATCTGCAGTGTCAAGCCTCAGTGATACTGAGCACCAGTTGCTAAGAGATAACACAG AATCAAACCCCTCCCTAAACACCTTGCTGCCTTCACCTGGTGCCTGGCCCTATAGTGCCTCAGACAGCCCCCTCAACAATGCACACAATTCAG CCAAGTATGCTGAGTACAAGCCAAGCTGGCCTCCTGAGCCCATTGGACATAACAAGCCTTGGAAGACCAATCGAAATGCATCTCAGCTACCACGCCCACCTCCTggactgaccaatcagaaacagCCCTCTGTGTCCCCATGGGCTGGAGGAGCACCACGATTGGGGAGGGGTTGGGGTGGATCTGGAGGAAGCCAAGAAAGCAGATATGGATCTG GCTCAGCATGGAGTGATGGTGGAGCCTCAAGGGGGAGTTGTTGGCTGCTGCTGAGTAATCTTACTCCTCAG ATTGATGGTTCCACCCTGCGCACTATCTGTATGCAGCATGGTCCTCTGTTGACCTTTCACCTTGGACTAACCCAGGGCAGTGCTCTGATTCGCTACAGTACTCGCCAAGAAGCAGCCAAAGCTCAGAGTGCACTGCACAT GTGTGTTCTGGGCAACACCACAATCCTGGCAGAGTTTGTGAGTGAGGATGAGGTTGCTCGCTATTTTGCACATTCCCAGGGTGGAAGCACCAGTGGAGGTGTTCCAGCAGGAGCAGCAGGGTCGTCCAGTGTAGGTGCAGTGGGCACAGTGGGTACTGGTAGTtccggagagagagagcgggcaggaggaggaggaacctCTGCCACAGGAAGTGGTGGCAATGGGGGAGGAGTCGTGCCAGCAGGCTCTAGTTGGCAGAGTTTGGATGGTACGGGTGGCTCCCCAGACCCGGTCTCTGTCCAGGCACCAGGCCTGAACATCTTTGCCCAGTGGAGCAATGGTGCGGGTGGAGGTGGAGCAAGCAGCAATGCAGCGGGTGTGGAGCAGGGCAGGCAAGGGCTATGGGCTGCAATGCCAGCTGGGTATCCAAGCAGCAGCCTGTGGGGATCACCAGCTCTGGAGGATCGTCACCAGATGAGCAGCCCTGCAGCTCTGCTACCTGGAGACCTGCTGGGCGGAGgctctgactctctctga